GGTGCTTTTACAGCACATACTTTAACGATACCACGCATGTTGTTAACAACCAATGTTGCCAACGCTTCGCCTTCAACATCTTCTGCAACGATTAGTAAAGGACGGCCAGACTTGGCAACCCCTTCCAATACAGAAAGCATATCGCGAATGTTTGCTATCTTTTTGTCAACCAGAAGAATGAATGGATGCTCAAGCTCAGCACTCATGTTTTGTTGGTTGTTGATGAAGTAAGGAGAAATGTAACCGCGGTCAAACTGCATACCTTCAACCACAGATAATTCATTTTCAAGGCTGTTACCATCTTCAACAGTAATAACCCCTTCTTTACCTACTTTTTCCATTGCTTCAGCAATGATAGCACCGATAGATTGATCAGAGTTTGCAGAAATTGTTCCAACCTGAGCAATTGCTTTACCGTCTTTGCAAGGCTTAGACATTTCTTGCAGTTTTTTGGTAACTGCTGCAACTGCCTTATCAATACCGCGTTTTAGATCCATTGGATTCATGCCTGCAGCAACTGCTTTGTTGCCTTCAACCATAATAGCGCGAGCTAATACAGTAGCAGTGGTCGTACCATCACCAGCAGCATCAGAGGTTTTAGAAGCAACTTCTTTAACCATTTGTGCGCCCATGTTTTGGAAGCGATCTTCCAATTCAATTTCTTTAGCAACAGACACACCGTCTTTAGTTACTGTAGGAGCACCGAACGATTTTTCTAATACAACATTTCGTCCACGAGGACCCATTGTAACACGTACAGCATTTGCCAAAATGTTTACACCAGCAATCAACTGTTGACGTGCATCATCACCTGAACGTACTTCTTTAGCCATTATAAAATCTCCTTTCAATCTTTAGATATTCGATTTACTTCTCAATCACGCCCATGATGTCGTCTTCACGCATCACAACTAGCTCTTGACCTGCTACTTTAACTTCTGTACCAGAGTATTTGCCAAAGAGAACGACGTCTCCAATTTTCACAGCCAAGGCACGAACATCGCCGTTATCTAATACTTTACCAGCACCGACAGCGATAACTTCACCACGCATAGGTTTTTCAGTAGCGCTATCTGGAATAACGATACCGCCGGCTGTGGTGCGTTCTTCTTCCATACGACGAACAACAACACGATCGTGTAAAGGACGAATTTTCATACTTGTTTTCTCCTGGTTTTTTTAATTATCACCTATAATTTTCAGAGTAAGCTCTGATTTTTTAGCGTTACACAATGCCAGATACATGATGTTTCTTTTCATTGTACTTCGCTGATGACAGCCATATGGGGGCATTCCACTGGCTTTCAAGGGGTAATTTGAAAATTTTTTTTGGTTTTTTTTAATACTGCTACTACAATGAACTACTATTTGGCTAATTGTAAATTATCAATGAGAAAGTGGTTATTATTTTCATTCCTTTGTTTTGTCCCTTTCATTAACCATGCAAGTCCATTGCCTGCGACCGAAGTATTTCAGGTTGATGCAAAACAGGTTGACCCTAATACCCTATCGATTAATTGGCAAGTAAAGCCAGGTTATTTTCTCTATGCTGATCGTATCAAATTAACGATGCAGCCCAATAGCAATGTCCATATGGGTACTTTACTCTTCCCTGCCCCGTTAACGAAAATCGATAAACAAGGGCATAACTACTCGGTTTATCGCAATGAATTATCACTTCCAGTCCCAGTCTTAGGGGAAAGTCCTGGTGAAACATTAATTAATCTAAGTTTTCAAGGCTGTGCCGATGATGGTTTTTGCTATCCTCCAGAAACTCGGCAGATTAAATTAACAATTGACAATAGCTTGGCTCTTACTCATGTAAGTATGGAAAATATTTCTCCTCAAGAGGAAAATTCTTTACCTGCCAGCGCGTCAGATACGGATGAAATTGAAAGAGTCCTCACCCAACAACATTGGGGTGTTGTCATCTTAACTTTTTTTGGGTTTGGTTTACTGTTGTCGTTTACTCCATGTATCTTACCCATGGTTCCTGTACTTTCAGGGATTATTGTGGGGCATGGTAACAAGATTTCCACCCGTAAAGCCTTTTTCTTATCTCTAAGTTATGTTCTTAGTATGTCTGTCACCTATGCAGTAGTAGGTGCTGTCGTTGCGTTACTAGGAAGCAATTTACAAATAGTTATGCAATCACCCTGGGCTATTGGCACCTTTAGCCTAGTCTTTGTTTTATTAGCCCTCTCAATGTTTGGCTATTACGAATTACGTTTGCCACTTTCCTGGCAAGCTAAATTGGCTGGCGTTAGAAATCATCAGGCCAGTGGCCATTACTTAGGGGCTGCTCTTATGGGTTGCTTCTCAACATTAATCTTATCACCTTGCGTTACAGCCCCTTTAATTGGTGCATTAAGTTATATCGCCCACAGCAATAATATTGCATTTGGCAGCCTGGCTTTATTTTTTTTAGGCCTTGGCATGGGCACACCACTCTTATTAATCGGTACTTCCGCTGGGAAATGGCTTCCTAAAGCCGGCCAATGGATGAACGGTGTTAAGATATTTTTTGGAATATTGCTTTTGGCTGTGGCCATTTTCCTGGTAGGTCGAATTCTACCTGGAGCAGCAGTCATGCTGTTATGGTCAGGTCTGCTAATTTTTGTCGGCCTGTATTGTGGTGCTCTTAGCAGACCTGCCTCCAATTTAGGAAAGTTTCAACAAGGTGTTGGTCTTATTAGTTTGGTTTATGGTTTATTAATACTCATTGGCGCCAGTATGGGAAATAGTAATCCCCTACAACCCCTGGCTGGAATGCAAGCCACAGCCAATGCAAAACCCAACTTTTCTGTTGAAACTGTTAGCACCCCAAGTGAAATACAACATGCAATAGACATTGCCAAAGCCCAGGGGAAACCGGTAATGTTAGATTTCTATGCTGATTGGTGTACTTCTTGTCAAATTATGGAAGCGACCACCTTTAAAGATCCGCAAGTTGAAGCCGCTTTAAAAAACTTTATTGTTTTGAAAGTCGATATCACTGCCAATAATGCTCAAGATAAAGCCTTACTTCAGCACTATGGGGTTGTGGCTCCTCCCACTTTTTTATTTTTTAATAAACAAGGCAATGAACAAAGTAACCTGCGTCTTATCGGTGAGGCTTCTGCAAGTAAATTTTTAGAACAATTAACGCAAGCCTCAGCGCTTGATTAATCAGATAATTAGACAAAATCATCCTAGAAGAGCTATAATTCGCCCATTTTTTTTACAGATTAAAGTTTTTAAATTATGAACCATAAGGTAGGCTTTGTTAGCTTAGGTTGTCCTAAGGCATTGGTAGATTCAGAACGTATCATTACTCAACTGCGTGCACAAGGGTATGACTTGGTTTCCACGTTTCAAGATGCAGGTGTTGTTGTTGTAAATACCTGCGGATTTATTGATGCGGCAGTGACTGAGTCTCTGGATACCATTAAAGAAGCCATGGCTGAAAATGGTCGTGTGATTGTCACAGGATGTTTAGGTGCCAAGGCCGATGTTATCCGGGAAGCATGTCCTGATGTTCTTCATATTAGTGGAGCACATGCGTATGAAGAGGTAGTTCGCGCTGTGCATCGACATCTTCCTCCACCAGCTGATCCTTTTACCCAACTTGTTCCTCCTCAAGGGATTAAATTAACGCCGCGACACTATGCTTATTTAAAAATTTCTGAGGGATGTAATCAAAAATGTACATTTTGCATTATTCCCACTATGCGCGGAAAACTACAAAGTTATCCCCTTACCCAAGTGCTCTCAGAGGCAAAACGTCTAAAAGATGCTGGTGTCAACGAATTATTAGTTATTTCTCAAGACACGAGTGCTTATGGTGTGGACACTCGCTATCAAACTGTTGACTGGAATGGCAAAACGGTTAACACTAAATTCTATGATTTATGCGAACAATTAGGCGAATTAGGTATATGGGTCCGCCTACACTACGTATATCCCTATCCTCATGTGGATGATATTATTCCTTTAATGCGCGACGGTTTAATTTTGCCTTATCTGGATATCCCTCTTCAACATGCAAGCACACGTGTGCTGAAAGCGATGAAACGACCTGCAAGCAGCGAAAACACCTTGGAAAGAATCGCTCAATGGCGAGATATTTGCCCAGATATCACATTACGCTCCACATTTATTGTTGGTTTTCCTGGTGAAACAGACGCTGAGTTTGAGGAGTTATTAGACTTTTTAGAAGCCGCCCAGCTAGATAGAGTGGGTTGTTTCCAATACTCGCCTGTTGAAGGCGCCAAAGCAAATGAGCTTCCTAATCCTGTTCCTGAAGAGGTTAAAGAGGAACGTTATCATCAATTTATGCAAGTACAAGCCGAAATTAGTCGCAACAAACTCCAGCAAAAAGTTGGCTCACTACAAACAGTTTTGGTTGATTATATCAATGAAGAGCAAATTGTTGCCCGTAGTAAAAGTGATGCTCCTGAAATCGATGGTTTGGTCTACCTATCCCCGGCTCAAGGGATAAAAACAGGCGATTTAGTGACAGCATCAGTCACTGACAGTGATGATTATGATTTATATGGTGAAATTATAATAACTAATTAATAATCCCTTCGTGCTGCAATACTCTAGTTGCAGCACCACATTTGTTTTTCGTTCGGATATCAAAACACTTTCATTGTCTGACTATGGTTAGCTTCTAAATGCTCTTTCCAAGGTTTAAATTTCAAACGTTCCTCTTTTGACGCAGCTTCAAAGATTTTCCTTAAGAGACTTCCTTCTTCAAAGTTTGTATCCAGAAATTGAATGAATAGTGTTTCTAATTCTTGCTGCTCCTCGGATTGAATGTAATTAGAATCATTCTCACTTATTTCTTCTTTCTGCTCTTCCTTTTCTTCTAATTTTTTATTGAAGAATCCTGGTTTGATTCCATTTTTCTCAACAGATGGTGAGTTGGTCAAATGAGTCTCTAATATTTTATCTATTAAAGAATCTATGTCCGTTAATTTCTTAATTTGTAGCCTTAAGCCTGCACAGTCGGTCAGTGTGTTAATAATTGTATCGAGATCTACACTTATTTTCTTGAACTCATGAGGTTGAATCTTCTCAATTTGAGGGAGTCTTGTCTTAATACGTGTCAATAAATTAGCTTGTTTCTTCGTTCGTGCTGCCAATAAAGTAGACTCTAATCTATCCATTAATTCACATAGTTGTTCTTTATTATCGCTACAGGTTATGCGCATAATACCTGCTTCTGCAGAAGTTCCATAATAAGAAAGAGGAGCAATCATTACAGAGTCTTTAAATAAAAGATTATAAGCTAACTCTTCATCCGTACTAATTACTCCAGTTTCACCCAAGGCACGTTTGGCTTCTGCATCTATTTCCAAACCTAACATGTCACTAAAGTCAGCGAGTACATAAAATGTTCCTTCAACCTTATAACCAGCATCAGGCATCGTCGCACCCATTTCTCTGACACGTTCAGAGACATAATCCACCTTACTCTTATAAAATGTTCGTAATTTATTTTTTTCGTCTAGGTCCAGCTTATCCATAGTATAAGCATAAGCCATTTGCAAAGAGCGTGGAGCATGGCCACATAAACTAATATTGGTTGCCAAAAGCTCGCTCATAAATTTTTTATCTGAATTCAAAAGCATTGCCACTCGCTCTCCAGCCATAGACAAACCTTTTGTTCCAGAACGCATCACCGTTGTTCTGTTTTTAAGATCAGGCGCAATTTTATAAAATGAAGGGACATCAACATAAGTCATTTCTGTATATGCTTCATCTAAAATGATGTGCAAATCAGGATATTTTCTCAGTACCTGAGCTATTTTTTTAAACTCTTCTTCACTAATCACTGTCCCTAAAGGATTGTTTGGGTTACAAATCAATACAGCTTTTGGAAGACCGCCATCTTTTTGGGCCAATTCATAGGCCTCTTGGATACTCTTCTCGAGTGCTTCTGCAGTCAGTCTATAACCAGGCTCCTTCATGACATCTACAGGGTGAAGGCGATGATGAGGGTAATCACTATATAGCGTGTAATGTGGAAATGGAGTGATAATTCGATAATTAGGAATCTGTTTATAACGCCCATACAACGTATCAAAAACCACTCGTAAACCACCAGCGCCGCCAGATGTAAATAAAATTTCTTCTGGATTAATCTTAACTCCATACCAGTCGGTCATGGCTTTAGCCATTGTTTCTCTGGCTTTTATATCTCCTTGTGGATGACCATAATCGATTGCTACCTCATCTTCTAATTTTTCAAGATTAGTCATTGCTTTCTTGACTATTTCTTCCATGTATTTCCAATAAAATAATAAAAAGGTTATTGTATGCATACTTATAGGCAAAGTTGGCTTACCCATGCCAGCAGTAATTATTTTTTTTACTGCTTGCAAAGAGTTTTCAATTTGGGCTCGTTCATTCTTTAAAGCCTTAGCCCACATGGAGAGCAGCATGATTTTGTCAATTTTTTCAGCAGGTTGACCTTCTGGAGTAAACATGGTTAATTTCCTTGTATACTGAACAAATATTTTGTTGTTTGCTAATATTTTAATTATACCTTTGTTATTGAAAGCATGACAATGCAAGAAAAAAAAACTACATTAAGACTTACACTTGACGAAGTGGGCGATTTTTTAGCTAAACTTTCGGAGCATAGCGATCAGGTTTACTGGATAAGTAGTGCTGATTTCTCCAAAATTCAATATGTTAGTCCTTCTTATGAACGCATCTGGGGTCGCTCTCGGGAGGAGCTTTATGCCAATCCAGAGATTTGGATTACTTTTTTACATCCTGATGATGTTGTCCATCATCACCCTATTCATCATATGGCTGAACAGATTAAGCGTCTTGGTGAAAAAGCGCGCTACTCAGAACAATACCGCATCATTAGACCTGATGGAGAAATACGGTGGATAATTGATAAGGGATTTCCACTTATTGATAATCGAGGTATCTGCTATGGTGTAACTGGTGTAGCTACCGATGTCACCGATGAATTGAAGCAAACCGAAGATTTAAAAAAAGCCAAAGAAGCAGCTGATATAGCGAATAAAGCAAAATCCGAGTTCATTGCCAACATGAGTCATGACATACGAACGCCATTAAGTGGTATTGTCGGTCTTTCCAAACTATTAGAAGTTGAGGCTCAAACTAAGATGGAGCAGGACTACGCCCATTGGATTAATCAAAGTGGTGAGCAATTACTTGACTTATTGAACAATGTTTTAGAATTGATTTCTTTGGAAAATCTGGAACAATTAGAGGCTGCTAAAGAATGGTTCTCTCTTAGAGAGGAACTTTTAACAATTTGCAAGCTTGAATTACCAGCAATTAAAGTTAAAAATCTCGGTTTTACTGTTGATATAGATGAGTCAGTTCCCGATTTAATATTAAGTGATCGCACCAAAATCCACCAAATTTTATTAAATTTGTTAGGAAATGCGATCAAATTTACTGAAAAAGGGCATATAATTTTAGCAATTAGACGTCTTTCTTCTACTGAGGATACGAGCACACTTGAGTTTAAAGTGGAAGATACAGGGGTTGGAATTGCCAAAGAACAGCAAGAACGAGTTTTTGAGCGTTTCTTTCGTATAATGCCTTCTTATAAGGGGGTATATAAAGGATACGGACTGGGTTTACATATCGTTAAGAAATATGTCGCCTTATTAGGCGGTGAGATAGGATTAGAAAGCATGGTTGGCAAAGGCAGCATTTTCTCTTTCAGATTATCTGTTAAAACCAGTACTGAACGCTCATCAAACACTCATTTCGATTTTAACCAGTTAGAAGGAGAAGAGGCTCTTAATAAAGATAATTCTATCCATGAGAAAAAGCCTTTTAATATTAATATGCTAAAGCAAGGAACCGCTCAACTACCTCATCTTCTTTTAATCGAAGATAATACTATTGCCTTGCGCCTACTCGAATCTGTCAGCAAACAAGTAGGGTGTCAATTTACTTCGACAATGGATGCTGAGGAAGCGTTTGAATTGGTCAAAAAAAACAAATATGATTTAATCATTACAGATATCGGCTTACCAGGCATGTCTGGAATTGAACTGACAATCTATATACGTCATTGGGAGCAAGCCTTAAACAAAAATCCAACTCCAATTGTCGGCTTAACAGCACATTCACTGGGTAGTTCTGTTGATGAATGTTTAGAAGCAGGTATGAATAAGGTGTTTGCAAAGCCTATTAACCTGCTTACGATGCAAGATATTGTTTCAGCACTTATCCCCGTGAACAAACTTGAACCAGTAGCTAGCTTATTTGATGAAGAAATACCTCGAGAGGAGGATAAACTTTTTGATCTGACGCATTATCCTCTATTGGACTTTGAGCAGGGATTAAATAATCTGGGCAGCATTGATTTATTGAAAGAATTGCTCACCTTAATGGCCAATGAAGATATTCCCGTGGATAAAACTAAAATTGAACAAGCTTTTGCAATAAGAGATTGGCCCTCTGTTGAGAAGCTTGCACTTAAAATGAAAAGTAGCGCCCTTTATTGCGGAACAAGCAGACTACGATATGCTTGCCAGTACTTGGAAGGTTATCAAAAAACGGCTCCCAATTCTCTTTTAGAAAAACTTTATCATCAGTTGATACAAGTTTTAGAAGATACGAAACAAGCCATTATTGACTGGTTACACAAACAATAATACTCCCTCATATTACTGCAAAATAGGTACAGACAAGCCATAGATTTGCTGGCATACCTCCAATACATTTTGCTGTTGTACATGGATGCTCTTTGTCTCAGAGTTAAGTAAATTCTGATGTAATGTTTGATGATAATATTTATAAGCTTTGACGAGCTTCTCGAATTGTTGCCGTGTAAGAATTTGTTCTGCATACAACTTTCGTAATAAACTAAGAGTATTAGTATACGAGTAAAAATTTAAGTGAGGATTAGTCAATATCAAAAACTGCACGATAAATTCTATATCAATTAATCCGCCAGATTCATATTTGATTTCCTCCCCTTTTACATGCTTATAAATTTTTTCACGCATCATAATAATTTCATCACGAATAAGACGTGGATTGCGTGCAATTTGAAACACTGATTTTTTTAACTGTCTGAATGCTTGCGTTAGACGTTTATCGCTCACAAGAACTCTCGTTCTGATTAAAGCCTGATGCTCCCAGGTCCAGGCATGGTGCAACTGGTACTCAATGAAAGCCTCAATATGGCTTACTAATAACCCTGCTTCACCAGAAGGCCGCAGACGCGTATCAACGGCATACAAAATCCCGGATTGTGAGCGAGTGGTGAGCATATGTAAAATTTTCTGTGTTAAGCGTGTAACCAGAGCCTCCTCATCGGAAGCAGCAGCATGGATGAACACTAAATCCAGGTCTGAATTATAATTCATCTCGCGGCTACCTAATTTTCCATAGGCAATAATGGCAAAACGCGATTTAATTTGTTCCATTTGTGAATAACGCAGGCTTAATCGCTCACATGCTAAATTAAACACATTTTTGACAATGACTTCGGCCACGTCAGCTAAGAAATTACTAATACGTATCGCATGATAATGCCCATAAATTTCAGCGCGGGCGGCTGACAACCAATTGGTGAGTTTAAATTGTCGCAAAACCTCATCTTGTTGTTCGCTTTCTGAGTAAATAAGCAGTTGACTCTCTAATAGCTGTTCCAATTCTTTTTTGGTAAGCAGGCGCCAATTTTGGGGTTGACTCAATAATACCTCAAGCAAAAAAGGTTGATTGACAATGAGATTGGTTATAAATGGACTATGTGCAAACCAATATAATAACTCTTTCAGGACTTGCGGGTTTTCTGTAATTAATGCCAAATAAGAACTGCGGCCCACTATATTATCAAGTAACTGTAACACTTGGGCTAGCACGGCATCTGTATCAGCTGTATTGACCAATTCGCCAAGTAATAGCACAACAAAGCGATCGAGCCTCATTCTTGCAGCCTGCGTTAACCTTCGGCAGCGAGGAGCGTGACGAAACGTATAAAGCATTTGATAGCAGCGTTCTGCTTGCTGAAAGCCTAAACTTGTCAATAAATTGATAGCCATTGTTGTTTCAACATGACCCTGCCATATACTCATTAACTGATTTACTAATAGCCGTTTTTCATCCTCATAAGGATCTGGTTTTGCCAATACTGAGCGAAAAATACTGCTGATAATACGTTGATATTGATGAAGTTTTTTTATAAAAGTATGCCAATTGTTATAGCCCATAGCATAAGCAACCTGCATTTGCTTCACTTCATGCTGAGGCAAAGAATGTGTTTGCTGATCATCGTGAATCTGGAGGATATTTTCTAATTTTCGTAAAAATAGATAGGCCTGTTTTAAAGCAGCTGTATGCGACAATAAATTTTCTTGTTTCAAAACATTTAAGGCGGCGATCGTATTTTGTGTTTGTAATTTAGGGAGTCGTCCCCCACGAATTAATTGCATATTTTGGATAATAAATTCAACTTCACGAATTCCTCCCAAGCCGCGTTTTATATCGTCCAACATAGGATTTAATTGCACTTCACGCTCGATCATTGCTTTCATACTACGTAGCGATTCAATCACACTAAAATCAACATAACGCCTGTACACAAACGGGGTTATCAAACGATGAAACCAATGGTTTGGCACATCAGTATCCTCCCCGATAAGACGAGCTTTGACCATAGCGTAGCGCTCCCAGTCTCGCCCTTGCTCTTGATAATAGGTTTCTATAGCGGCTAAACTGGAGACTAAAGCACCACTATCACCATTAGGGCGCAAACGAAAATCAACTCGAAATACAAAGCCTTCAGGAGTGATGGTTTGTAGTAGCTGAATAAATAATTGCACTACTTTGGTATAGAACTGTTGATTGGTAATTGACTCATCACCATTGGTATGACCTGCCTCAGAGAAAGCACAAATTAAATCGATATCCGAAGAATAATTGAGTTCACGTCCCCCTAATTTACCCATAGCCAGAATATACAGTTTGGTGGGATTTCCTTCTGCATTACACGGTTTTCCATGGCGTTTTCCGATCTCACCTTCACAAAAATGCATTGCCCTTAATACAATAGCATCTGCACAATCCGACCACTGAGTCATACTTTCTGTCGTCGTCGCTAGTCCACAGAACTCGCGTAGTAATAAGCGCAATAACTGAGTATGTCTAAATAGACGTAACGCACATGCAAAAAGATTAAAGGGCTGATTTTTTATATGATTGAGTTTATCCATATAATTTTCTAAGGAGAAGGGTACGTGGTAACCTTCGCTCATGATTTGTTTTAAAAGATCAACATGACGAAAAGCATAATCACTGACGAGCAATAGTTTTTCCAATGCCCTATCAGAGTTAAAATCAGCAAAATTTTTTTGATAAAATGCAATTTTTGGCTGTAAAAGAGATGGAACTTCCATCGCATCAACTTATCGAATAAGAATACTTAAGCCTAGCGAAGAGTGGAAGAAAACTCAATTACAGCGAAATTCAAATATCTTTATCCAATATCGTCAGGGGAAATAGCCTTATGACAAAGCCGACTTAATCCATTACTCATTTGTTTAACCAAACTGGCCTGCTCTTTATCGAGATTGTATTCTTTACTTAGTTTTAGAGGATCGGTGTAACTTAGCCATACTTCTCCAGCAGCCCCCTTTGTGGCCATGATCCGCAAGGGTAAATCAAGTGCAAATGCCGGATTAGCTTGCATTAATGCTGTGCCTTTTGCAGGATTTCCTATAATCAATACCTGCGTTGGATTTAAAGCCAACCCCACCTTCTCAGCGGCTTCACTGTGATCAACTCGGCCAAAAATGGTTCCACCCTGATGGCTCACCAATTTTGAAATTCTATCAAGCGTTGTTTCAACCGAGTAAGGACTCTCCATAGTTTCAGACCAGGAAGAACCATAAGGCACACCTAGTTTGCCGTCAAATGCCGCAGCAATTTTGCGAGCCAAAATGTCCAGATCAGAAAGATTGTCTTTATTTGCTAACAAGGTCACACACAATAATTCTGTTGGTGCTGTAAATCGACTCAAAAATGCTGAATAACCAGGCAATTGTCCTTTAATTTCCATTAATCCTGGATGTCCTGGGAAAAACCAATTTGCATTTCCTGGCGTGGTTTTATTCCCTAGTAACACAGGATTATATAAAAATTGCCGATTCGCAGGATCACTTACCAAAATATTCCCTGCAAGGGCAATATCCCAGAAGCTAATATCTCCTGCACTAGAGACAATACCACTATCAGCAAATGTGGTACTCCAATCTAATGAAACACTTGGTTTCAATTGACCATCAACCTCAGTGTATCCTTGCGCCTGCTCTGTGGGATTAATATAGCTAGACTCTTGTAAAAATTTGCTATGTTTAAACGTGGAAGAAGCATTGGCTACTTCGTTTTGATCCTTATCCTTCGTTGAGATAAAAAAAGTATTTTTCAGACCAATTCTCTCAATTTGATTAATGGTGACGAAGGCCTCATAGGACATACCACTTACTTTTTCAATCACTAAACCCAGTAAATAATAATCCGTTGCACTATTATTCATTTGAGTTCCCGGAGCAAATAGCAAGGGTTTTTCACTGACCAAAGCGATTAATTCTTTGGATGAATAATGCTTACTGTAGTCAAAACCTGCCTCTGCTGCGTAACTTGGTATTCCTGAGCTATGGGTTAATAAATCATGGATAGTAATTGATTGCCAGTTAGAAGGAATATCAGGCAAATATTGTGAAATTTTATCTTGAAGTGTCAATTGCTTCGCCTCTTTTAACTGCATAAGGGCAACTGCAGTAAAGGCATTGGTAAGTTGACCAATATTGAAAGCAGAATTCATACTAACTAATTGCCGACTTTCAGTATTCGCAATACCATATCCAACCACTCGAGTAATGTAAGGCGCTTGGACAATGGCTAAGGACATACCAGGAATTTGATGGTGTTCCATGTAGCTAATAATTAAATCATCAATAGATTGGCCG
The nucleotide sequence above comes from Legionella hackeliae. Encoded proteins:
- a CDS encoding PAS domain-containing hybrid sensor histidine kinase/response regulator; its protein translation is MTMQEKKTTLRLTLDEVGDFLAKLSEHSDQVYWISSADFSKIQYVSPSYERIWGRSREELYANPEIWITFLHPDDVVHHHPIHHMAEQIKRLGEKARYSEQYRIIRPDGEIRWIIDKGFPLIDNRGICYGVTGVATDVTDELKQTEDLKKAKEAADIANKAKSEFIANMSHDIRTPLSGIVGLSKLLEVEAQTKMEQDYAHWINQSGEQLLDLLNNVLELISLENLEQLEAAKEWFSLREELLTICKLELPAIKVKNLGFTVDIDESVPDLILSDRTKIHQILLNLLGNAIKFTEKGHIILAIRRLSSTEDTSTLEFKVEDTGVGIAKEQQERVFERFFRIMPSYKGVYKGYGLGLHIVKKYVALLGGEIGLESMVGKGSIFSFRLSVKTSTERSSNTHFDFNQLEGEEALNKDNSIHEKKPFNINMLKQGTAQLPHLLLIEDNTIALRLLESVSKQVGCQFTSTMDAEEAFELVKKNKYDLIITDIGLPGMSGIELTIYIRHWEQALNKNPTPIVGLTAHSLGSSVDECLEAGMNKVFAKPINLLTMQDIVSALIPVNKLEPVASLFDEEIPREEDKLFDLTHYPLLDFEQGLNNLGSIDLLKELLTLMANEDIPVDKTKIEQAFAIRDWPSVEKLALKMKSSALYCGTSRLRYACQYLEGYQKTAPNSLLEKLYHQLIQVLEDTKQAIIDWLHKQ
- a CDS encoding serine hydrolase, whose translation is MISTALTGRGRGDFRVHHHGQSIDDLIISYMEHHQIPGMSLAIVQAPYITRVVGYGIANTESRQLVSMNSAFNIGQLTNAFTAVALMQLKEAKQLTLQDKISQYLPDIPSNWQSITIHDLLTHSSGIPSYAAEAGFDYSKHYSSKELIALVSEKPLLFAPGTQMNNSATDYYLLGLVIEKVSGMSYEAFVTINQIERIGLKNTFFISTKDKDQNEVANASSTFKHSKFLQESSYINPTEQAQGYTEVDGQLKPSVSLDWSTTFADSGIVSSAGDISFWDIALAGNILVSDPANRQFLYNPVLLGNKTTPGNANWFFPGHPGLMEIKGQLPGYSAFLSRFTAPTELLCVTLLANKDNLSDLDILARKIAAAFDGKLGVPYGSSWSETMESPYSVETTLDRISKLVSHQGGTIFGRVDHSEAAEKVGLALNPTQVLIIGNPAKGTALMQANPAFALDLPLRIMATKGAAGEVWLSYTDPLKLSKEYNLDKEQASLVKQMSNGLSRLCHKAISPDDIG
- the glnE gene encoding bifunctional [glutamate--ammonia ligase]-adenylyl-L-tyrosine phosphorylase/[glutamate--ammonia-ligase] adenylyltransferase yields the protein MEVPSLLQPKIAFYQKNFADFNSDRALEKLLLVSDYAFRHVDLLKQIMSEGYHVPFSLENYMDKLNHIKNQPFNLFACALRLFRHTQLLRLLLREFCGLATTTESMTQWSDCADAIVLRAMHFCEGEIGKRHGKPCNAEGNPTKLYILAMGKLGGRELNYSSDIDLICAFSEAGHTNGDESITNQQFYTKVVQLFIQLLQTITPEGFVFRVDFRLRPNGDSGALVSSLAAIETYYQEQGRDWERYAMVKARLIGEDTDVPNHWFHRLITPFVYRRYVDFSVIESLRSMKAMIEREVQLNPMLDDIKRGLGGIREVEFIIQNMQLIRGGRLPKLQTQNTIAALNVLKQENLLSHTAALKQAYLFLRKLENILQIHDDQQTHSLPQHEVKQMQVAYAMGYNNWHTFIKKLHQYQRIISSIFRSVLAKPDPYEDEKRLLVNQLMSIWQGHVETTMAINLLTSLGFQQAERCYQMLYTFRHAPRCRRLTQAARMRLDRFVVLLLGELVNTADTDAVLAQVLQLLDNIVGRSSYLALITENPQVLKELLYWFAHSPFITNLIVNQPFLLEVLLSQPQNWRLLTKKELEQLLESQLLIYSESEQQDEVLRQFKLTNWLSAARAEIYGHYHAIRISNFLADVAEVIVKNVFNLACERLSLRYSQMEQIKSRFAIIAYGKLGSREMNYNSDLDLVFIHAAASDEEALVTRLTQKILHMLTTRSQSGILYAVDTRLRPSGEAGLLVSHIEAFIEYQLHHAWTWEHQALIRTRVLVSDKRLTQAFRQLKKSVFQIARNPRLIRDEIIMMREKIYKHVKGEEIKYESGGLIDIEFIVQFLILTNPHLNFYSYTNTLSLLRKLYAEQILTRQQFEKLVKAYKYYHQTLHQNLLNSETKSIHVQQQNVLEVCQQIYGLSVPILQ